The Leishmania panamensis strain MHOM/PA/94/PSC-1 chromosome 32 sequence genome window below encodes:
- a CDS encoding tubulin binding cofactor A-like protein (TriTrypDB/GeneDB-style sysID: LpmP.32.3130): MSDLTESTNRFTGNVRETEAPSEKMLRIKVNALKRTIKDLEFAKREVEQELQRLDNLRQNDPDRVSQQTQVVDEAKMMVPHSVNRIMALVKDLSDYLEKEGSTVSSELLDLARATMADGQAAVS; encoded by the coding sequence ATGTCTGATCTCACCGAATCTACCAACCGCTTTACCGGGAATGTGCGGGAGACCGAAGCCCCAAGCGAAAAAATGCTGCGAATCAAGGTGAATGCACTGAAGCGCACTATCAAGGATTTGGAGTTTGCGAAGCGAGAAgtggagcaggagctgcagcgcctcgacaACCTGCGCCAAAATGATCCCGACCGTGTTTCTCAACAGACGCAAGTTGTCGACGAGGCTAAAATGATGGTACCTCACTCTGTGAACCGGATTATGGCGTTAGTGAAGGACCTCTCCGACTatctggagaaggagggatCTACTGTGTCAAGCGAACTATTGGATTTGGCTCGTGCTACCATGGCTGATGGCCAAGCGGCTGTTTCGTAA
- a CDS encoding ATP binding protein-like protein (TriTrypDB/GeneDB-style sysID: LpmP.32.3140), whose translation MANHNEQTLLQIAQQIERAVDDEIDRIDQMDDDDILAIRQKRLKQLKEIQARRDEWLRKGHGQYLEVAEPKEFFDNVQCSERVIVHFMRRSTPRCEIIERHLRAIACEHFETRFCYVDVERIPSLPERFNVMMLPTLMLVEKGNTFHSIIGFDEFGGTDHFTTDTVTEVLAHYGMINDKGMFAADQNDD comes from the coding sequence ATGGCGAACCACAATGAGCAGACGCTGTTGCAGATTGCACAGCAGATTGAACGTGCCGTTGATGACGAAATCGACCGTATCGATCAGATGGACGACGATGACATACTTGCAATTCGTCAGAAAAGGCTgaagcagctgaaggagattCAGGCCCGTCGTGACGAGTGGCTCCGCAAAGGCCATGGACAGTACCTAGAAGTTGCGGAGCCGAAGGAGTTTTTTGACAACGTCCAGTGTTCGGAGCGGGTTATTGTTCATTTCATGCGTCGCAGTACTCCTCGGTGCGAAATCATTGAACGGCATCTGCGCGCGATTGCCTGTGAGCATTTCGAAACTCGGTTTTGCTATGTTGACGTCGAGCGTATTCCGTCTCTCCCAGAACGCTTCAACGTGATGATGCTCCCGACCTTAATGCTTGTGGAAAAAGGTAACACTTTTCACAGCATCATTGGCTTCGACGAGTTTGGTGGAACAGACCATTTTACTACCGATACAGTTACTGAGGTTTTGGCACACTACGGTATGATCAATGACAAGGGTATGTTTGCTGCCGACCAGAATGACGACTAG
- a CDS encoding hypothetical protein (TriTrypDB/GeneDB-style sysID: LpmP.32.3150), with translation MNLFRTLVVAICAIIILVNHHPDEDSVEPLHDLLLGYQKEALKSHYGDARLFNHTETRQIYNLVLSEAQNAILNSHEDADRKAYTCSKIRSQVRQYARSRDGTYKGPWTEIVLQLRDGYVHGIKYLPIALRKDVSDSLALQKPTLLNTATVLRQAYYCLAPTLSGGECPSYTFLRVIRGKGDTAILESCLRSNKGFNGI, from the coding sequence ATGAACCTATTTAGGACACTGGTAGTCGCTATTTGCGCCATCATTATTTTGGTAAATCATCATCCAGATGAAGACAGTGTTGAGCCCCTGCACGATCTACTACTCGGCTATCAGAAAGAGGCGCTGAAGTCACACTATGGTGATGCACGGTTGTTTAACCATACCGAGACAAGGCAGATCTACAATCTGGTACTTTCAGAAGCGCAGAATGCCATCCTCAATTCACACGAGGATGCTGATCGAAAGGCGTACACCTGCTCAAAGATTCGTTCTCAAGTTCGTCAGTACGCGCGCTCTCGAGATGGGACATATAAAGGTCCTTGGACGGAAATTGTATTGCAGCTGCGTGATGGCTATGTACACGGCATCAAATACTTACCCATAGCACTCAGAAAAGATGTGTCGGATTCGCTGGCTCTTCAGAAGCCAACCCTTTTAAATACTGCGACAGTTCTGAGGCAAGCATACTACTGCTTGGCACCAACACTGAGCGGGGGTGAATGCCCGTCATACACCTTTTTACGTGTTATTAGAGGGAAAGGTGACACTGCCATTCTTGAATCTTGCTTGAGAAGCAACAAAGGATTCAATGGGATATAA